A portion of the Drosophila innubila isolate TH190305 chromosome 3L unlocalized genomic scaffold, UK_Dinn_1.0 0_D_3L, whole genome shotgun sequence genome contains these proteins:
- the LOC117787373 gene encoding allergen Tab y 5.0101 yields the protein MFQLRIVLLLFWLRYVLAVDFCNMTECKEKPHLGCNNDLTFHRSCMRTHVLVNMQIYEDYLVKIHNKYRNDVASGIIRGLPKAQQMPELLWHSKLALLAEYHVKRCLNMLTNYCVSLTNFTEPGVNYGLNWLNVESNSNYRPRINSNKITLQVDQWMHQVYSLANPTPYDEEVYEIRNILNDRNFFLGCAAAEDYDRRNSRFVLICYYGAKYEWGTPVYQKGTFLPINCPRNRSDNYAHLCKPYKDIED from the exons ATGTTTCAATTGCGGatagttttgcttttgttttggctgAGATATGTCTTGGCCGTAGACTTTTGTAATATGACGGAGTGCAAGGAAAAGCCGCATTTGGGCTGCAACAATGATTTG acCTTTCATAGAAGCTGCATGCGTACGCATGTGCTTGTCAATATGCAGATATATGAGGACTATCTGGTGAAGATACACAATAAATATCGGAATGATGTTGCCTCGGGTATAATTCGGGGTCTACCCAAGGCTCAACAAATGCCGGAGTTGCTGTGGCACTCAAAACTTGCCCTGTTGGCCGAATACCATGTAAAACGCTGTCTCAATATGTTAACCAACTATTGCGTGTCCCTCACGAATTTCACCGAACCGGGGGTCAATTATGGATTGAATTGGCTAAATGTTGAATCGAATAGCAATTACCGTCCAAGAATTAACTCAAATAAGATCACGCTGCAAGTAGATCAATGGATGCATCAGGTATATAGTCTGGCAAACCCAACACCGTACGATGAAGAGGTTTATGAGATCAGAAATATACTGAACGATAGAAACTTCTTCTTGGGCTGTGCGGCGGCTGAGGATTATGATCGGCGTAACAGCCGCTTTGTGTTGATCTGTTACTATGGTGCGAAATATGAGTGGGGAACACCCGTCTATCAGAAAGGCACTTTTCTACCAATAAATTGTCCTCGCAATCGCAGCGATAACTATGCACATTTGTGCAAGCCCTATAAAGACATCGAGGACTag